In the genome of Massilibacillus massiliensis, one region contains:
- a CDS encoding methyl-accepting chemotaxis protein, whose amino-acid sequence MQFKNIQTKILVNLLPLFIISFLVLSGISYYMAKNYLTNSVNETATAIGDKFSAQIYAEMHEKMLHLEDIANIPQIQGENKADQQAILIAEKNRLAEFDAIFLISLDGSGISGDGKSYSYSDRDYFTMVKQTQKSFISKPLVSKSTGKLSVILATPVSANGKMVGIVGGTISLEKLSTMLKDLKFKNTGYGYITDQSGLIIAHDKTPETIGKLNLTEKKINPEVKSSQTELDDQLIRLFKQATDDNKAVNGIYTALNGDKVLSVFTPINLDGNARWMMIVTAPEAEVMDDIATLTQSMLWLSLFFTAIAVIFIIIFSKKLAKPIKDLETVSNRIATGDLSKIEVNISTNDEIGRLGKSFEQMTQNLQNLIRKILVATEQLASSSEELTASSEQSAQAANHIATSITEVAEGANQQLSTTNDTTSVIEQMSISIQQIADYASQAAAQSTQATEKATDGDHAVEKVITQMDQIKTTVEKSAQVVTKLGERSKEIGQIIDAISNIAGQTNLLALNAAIEAARAGEQGRGFAVVAEEVRKLAEQSQEAAQKIAALIGEIQEDTDKAVVAMDDGTREVKNGADVVNLAGIAFKEISNLVTNISEQVQDISSGMQQVAANSQQIVHSVKKIDTFGKKSASESENVSAAAEEQLASMEEIASSSQALSKLAQDLQNAVTGFRL is encoded by the coding sequence ATGCAATTTAAGAACATTCAAACCAAAATTCTTGTAAACTTACTTCCTTTATTCATTATAAGTTTCCTCGTTTTATCAGGTATCAGCTATTATATGGCGAAAAATTATTTAACGAATAGTGTAAATGAAACTGCGACAGCGATAGGGGACAAATTTTCTGCTCAAATTTATGCAGAAATGCATGAAAAAATGCTGCATTTAGAAGATATCGCAAATATCCCACAAATCCAAGGAGAAAACAAAGCAGATCAGCAAGCGATCCTAATTGCAGAAAAAAACCGACTTGCTGAATTTGATGCAATTTTTCTGATTTCATTAGATGGTTCTGGAATCAGTGGTGATGGCAAATCCTACAGTTACAGTGACCGAGATTATTTTACGATGGTGAAACAAACACAAAAATCTTTTATTTCTAAACCTCTAGTCTCAAAAAGCACAGGAAAATTATCGGTAATCCTCGCCACACCTGTTAGCGCGAATGGAAAAATGGTCGGTATCGTTGGTGGTACAATATCACTAGAAAAATTATCTACTATGCTGAAAGATTTAAAATTTAAGAATACAGGTTACGGCTATATTACAGATCAATCCGGTCTAATCATTGCGCACGACAAGACACCCGAAACGATCGGCAAATTAAATTTAACAGAAAAGAAAATCAATCCGGAAGTAAAATCTTCACAAACAGAGCTTGATGATCAACTGATTCGTTTATTTAAACAAGCTACTGATGATAACAAAGCTGTAAACGGCATTTACACTGCGCTCAACGGCGATAAGGTACTTTCCGTCTTCACGCCGATAAACCTAGATGGCAATGCGCGCTGGATGATGATCGTTACGGCGCCTGAGGCAGAAGTTATGGATGATATTGCAACACTCACTCAGTCGATGCTTTGGCTGTCATTGTTCTTCACAGCGATTGCTGTCATCTTTATCATCATCTTCAGTAAAAAATTAGCAAAACCGATCAAAGACTTAGAAACTGTCTCAAATCGTATTGCGACAGGTGATTTATCAAAAATTGAAGTAAATATCTCAACAAATGATGAAATTGGGCGTCTCGGCAAAAGTTTTGAACAAATGACCCAGAATTTACAAAACTTAATAAGAAAGATTCTAGTTGCTACCGAACAATTGGCTTCCTCATCAGAAGAACTAACTGCCAGTTCCGAGCAATCCGCACAAGCTGCAAATCACATTGCAACATCCATAACCGAGGTGGCAGAAGGTGCAAATCAACAATTAAGTACCACCAATGATACAACCTCCGTCATAGAGCAAATGTCAATCAGTATACAACAAATTGCCGATTATGCCAGTCAAGCCGCCGCCCAATCTACCCAAGCAACAGAGAAAGCAACAGATGGTGACCATGCCGTGGAAAAGGTAATCACACAAATGGATCAGATAAAAACAACCGTAGAAAAATCTGCACAAGTTGTCACAAAATTAGGCGAACGCTCCAAAGAAATCGGACAAATCATTGATGCCATTTCTAATATCGCCGGACAGACAAATCTGCTGGCACTAAATGCAGCAATTGAAGCTGCCAGAGCCGGTGAACAAGGCAGAGGCTTTGCCGTCGTAGCAGAAGAAGTGCGCAAATTAGCAGAACAATCCCAAGAAGCCGCACAAAAAATTGCTGCATTAATCGGTGAAATTCAAGAGGATACGGATAAAGCCGTAGTTGCGATGGATGACGGCACACGAGAAGTAAAAAATGGTGCTGATGTTGTAAATCTCGCGGGTATAGCATTTAAAGAGATCTCCAATTTAGTAACAAATATCTCTGAACAAGTACAAGATATTTCATCGGGAATGCAGCAAGTTGCTGCAAATAGTCAGCAGATTGTCCATTCCGTGAAAAAGATTGATACCTTCGGAAAAAAATCAGCAAGTGAGTCAGAAAATGTTTCTGCGGCCGCGGAAGAACAACTCGCTTCTATGGAAGAGATCGCATCATCTAGCCAGGCATTATCGAAACTCGCACAAGATTTACAAAATGCTGTTACTGGTTTTAGACTTTAA
- a CDS encoding helix-turn-helix domain-containing protein translates to MQIGSRIKELRKSLNLTQAEFGEKIGLKASAIGLYESNSRNITDRNISFICSFFRVSERWLRAGEGEMFLKMNRNEALTAWASELIKRNDHDFPKRFAVLLSSLNEQEWELLEKIAIKLANGIKSKKD, encoded by the coding sequence ATGCAAATTGGCAGTAGAATAAAAGAGCTTAGAAAATCTCTGAATCTTACACAAGCTGAGTTTGGAGAGAAAATAGGATTGAAGGCTAGTGCAATCGGCTTATATGAAAGTAATAGCCGTAATATAACAGATAGAAATATTTCTTTTATATGTTCTTTTTTTCGTGTTAGTGAACGGTGGCTTCGAGCTGGAGAGGGCGAAATGTTTCTTAAAATGAATCGAAATGAGGCGCTTACAGCCTGGGCATCGGAGTTAATAAAAAGGAATGATCATGATTTTCCAAAACGGTTTGCGGTACTGCTTAGCAGTTTAAATGAACAAGAGTGGGAGTTACTAGAGAAAATTGCAATAAAATTAGCCAATGGTATAAAAAGTAAAAAGGACTAG